One segment of Panicum virgatum strain AP13 chromosome 3K, P.virgatum_v5, whole genome shotgun sequence DNA contains the following:
- the LOC120697891 gene encoding uncharacterized protein LOC120697891 isoform X3, whose protein sequence is MVDPVWEHGEKRGSGFKCKYCGTSKSGGGATRFKDHLAHRGHDVIDCPSVPPAVKNFFISELDKIKAKKYERQQDRRRRDAAARSTQYVDFEGEEEEEEEQDDELQQALRHSREEYEFRQRAGPRYERGGGSGSGQARDPGGGSRPIGRMFSRSRSHIPERARDYNLATASGPRQQRIDTGPWTSKGRTARELLGRAWSKACHSVGIPGRKVDDPYFRAAIIETQKQVPPTATRRHPPLCGHHNHIRWLSLRVLYMDIPICTIKDISHMEILTCTIRNIPQSKIPPNEYLRFDVTMGVINNFRSVVRFSYGKTPK, encoded by the exons ATGGTTGACCCTGTTTGGGAGCATGGAGAAAAAAGGGGATCGGGTTTCAAGTGCAAGTATTGTGGCACATCAAAGAGCGGTGGAGGGGCAACACGGTTCAAGGACCACTTGGCACATAGAGGTCATGATGTTATTGATTGCCCTTCGGTTCCCCCCGCGGTGAAGAACTTTTTCATTAGTGAGTTGGACAAGATAAAGGCGAAGAAGTATGAAAGACAGCAAGATAGACGTAGGAGAGATGCTGCAGCTCGAAGTACTCAATATGTTGACTTTGaaggtgaggaagaagaagaagaagagcaggaTGATGAGTTGCAGCAAGCTTTGAGACATTCACGGGAAGAGTATGAGTTTAGGCAAAGGGCTGGTCCAAGGTATGAGAGGGGTGGTGGTTCTGGATCAGGCCAGGCACGGGATCCAGGTGGTGGCTCTAGACCAATTGGGAGGATGTTTTCTAGGAGTCGGTCACATATCCCCGAGCGGGCAAGGGACTATAACCTTGCTACTGCTTCCGGACCGAGGCAGCAGAGGATTGATACGGGGCCTTGGACGTCTAAGGGGAGGACTGCGAGAGAGTTGCTGGGTAGGGCGTGGTCAAAGGCTTGCCACTCCGTTGGTATTCCTGGACGGAAGGTAGATGACCCTTACTTTAGGGCGGCCATCATAGAGACACAGAAACAAG TTCCACCTACAGCTACCCGTCGGCACCCTCCTTTGTGTGGCCACCACAACCACATCCGATGGCTGTCCCTCCGCGTCCTCTATATGGATATCCCCATATGTACTATCAAGGATATCTCCCATATGGAAATCCTCACATGTACTATCAGGAATATCCCCCAGAGCAAGATCCCTCCGAATGAGTACCTAA GATTCGACGTTACAATGGGAGTCATCAACAATTTCCGGTCGGTCGTAAGGTTTTCCTATGGGAAAACACCGAAATAA
- the LOC120697891 gene encoding uncharacterized protein LOC120697891 isoform X1 — protein MVDPVWEHGEKRGSGFKCKYCGTSKSGGGATRFKDHLAHRGHDVIDCPSVPPAVKNFFISELDKIKAKKYERQQDRRRRDAAARSTQYVDFEGEEEEEEEQDDELQQALRHSREEYEFRQRAGPRYERGGGSGSGQARDPGGGSRPIGRMFSRSRSHIPERARDYNLATASGPRQQRIDTGPWTSKGRTARELLGRAWSKACHSVGIPGRKVDDPYFRAAIIETQKQVPPTATRRHPPLCGHHNHIRWLSLRVLYMDIPICTIKDISHMEILTCTIRNIPQSKIPPNEYLSMIRRYNGSHQQFPVGRKVFLWENTEIKILEYIMC, from the exons ATGGTTGACCCTGTTTGGGAGCATGGAGAAAAAAGGGGATCGGGTTTCAAGTGCAAGTATTGTGGCACATCAAAGAGCGGTGGAGGGGCAACACGGTTCAAGGACCACTTGGCACATAGAGGTCATGATGTTATTGATTGCCCTTCGGTTCCCCCCGCGGTGAAGAACTTTTTCATTAGTGAGTTGGACAAGATAAAGGCGAAGAAGTATGAAAGACAGCAAGATAGACGTAGGAGAGATGCTGCAGCTCGAAGTACTCAATATGTTGACTTTGaaggtgaggaagaagaagaagaagagcaggaTGATGAGTTGCAGCAAGCTTTGAGACATTCACGGGAAGAGTATGAGTTTAGGCAAAGGGCTGGTCCAAGGTATGAGAGGGGTGGTGGTTCTGGATCAGGCCAGGCACGGGATCCAGGTGGTGGCTCTAGACCAATTGGGAGGATGTTTTCTAGGAGTCGGTCACATATCCCCGAGCGGGCAAGGGACTATAACCTTGCTACTGCTTCCGGACCGAGGCAGCAGAGGATTGATACGGGGCCTTGGACGTCTAAGGGGAGGACTGCGAGAGAGTTGCTGGGTAGGGCGTGGTCAAAGGCTTGCCACTCCGTTGGTATTCCTGGACGGAAGGTAGATGACCCTTACTTTAGGGCGGCCATCATAGAGACACAGAAACAAG TTCCACCTACAGCTACCCGTCGGCACCCTCCTTTGTGTGGCCACCACAACCACATCCGATGGCTGTCCCTCCGCGTCCTCTATATGGATATCCCCATATGTACTATCAAGGATATCTCCCATATGGAAATCCTCACATGTACTATCAGGAATATCCCCCAGAGCAAGATCCCTCCGAATGAGTACCTAAGTAT GATTCGACGTTACAATGGGAGTCATCAACAATTTCCGGTCGGTCGTAAGGTTTTCCTATGGGAAAACACCGAAATAAAAATTTTAGAGTATATTATGTGTTAA
- the LOC120697891 gene encoding uncharacterized protein LOC120697891 isoform X2: MVDPVWEHGEKRGSGFKCKYCGTSKSGGGATRFKDHLAHRGHDVIDCPSVPPAVKNFFISELDKIKAKKYERQQDRRRRDAAARSTQYVDFEGEEEEEEEQDDELQQALRHSREEYEFRQRAGPRYERGGGSGSGQARDPGGGSRPIGRMFSRSRSHIPERARDYNLATASGPRQQRIDTGPWTSKGRTARELLGRAWSKACHSVGIPGRKVDDPYFRAAIIETQKQATRRHPPLCGHHNHIRWLSLRVLYMDIPICTIKDISHMEILTCTIRNIPQSKIPPNEYLSMIRRYNGSHQQFPVGRKVFLWENTEIKILEYIMC, translated from the exons ATGGTTGACCCTGTTTGGGAGCATGGAGAAAAAAGGGGATCGGGTTTCAAGTGCAAGTATTGTGGCACATCAAAGAGCGGTGGAGGGGCAACACGGTTCAAGGACCACTTGGCACATAGAGGTCATGATGTTATTGATTGCCCTTCGGTTCCCCCCGCGGTGAAGAACTTTTTCATTAGTGAGTTGGACAAGATAAAGGCGAAGAAGTATGAAAGACAGCAAGATAGACGTAGGAGAGATGCTGCAGCTCGAAGTACTCAATATGTTGACTTTGaaggtgaggaagaagaagaagaagagcaggaTGATGAGTTGCAGCAAGCTTTGAGACATTCACGGGAAGAGTATGAGTTTAGGCAAAGGGCTGGTCCAAGGTATGAGAGGGGTGGTGGTTCTGGATCAGGCCAGGCACGGGATCCAGGTGGTGGCTCTAGACCAATTGGGAGGATGTTTTCTAGGAGTCGGTCACATATCCCCGAGCGGGCAAGGGACTATAACCTTGCTACTGCTTCCGGACCGAGGCAGCAGAGGATTGATACGGGGCCTTGGACGTCTAAGGGGAGGACTGCGAGAGAGTTGCTGGGTAGGGCGTGGTCAAAGGCTTGCCACTCCGTTGGTATTCCTGGACGGAAGGTAGATGACCCTTACTTTAGGGCGGCCATCATAGAGACACAGAAACAAG CTACCCGTCGGCACCCTCCTTTGTGTGGCCACCACAACCACATCCGATGGCTGTCCCTCCGCGTCCTCTATATGGATATCCCCATATGTACTATCAAGGATATCTCCCATATGGAAATCCTCACATGTACTATCAGGAATATCCCCCAGAGCAAGATCCCTCCGAATGAGTACCTAAGTAT GATTCGACGTTACAATGGGAGTCATCAACAATTTCCGGTCGGTCGTAAGGTTTTCCTATGGGAAAACACCGAAATAAAAATTTTAGAGTATATTATGTGTTAA